AGTTTTCAGAAACATACCCCTGACTTtattacaatgaaataaaacacttttagaaTTTCATTTTGGTTGATGATGAAGTGGAAGGCAAATAGAGTAGTTATGTGCAAATATATTGCGTGTGATAATGGAAAAGAACTGACAACATTTTGCATGGCTTTCAtgcaaaatacagtttttggCAAAACTGGCACTACAAATCATTCTGCACAAATCATCCCCACTGTGAAACGTGGTGGGAgaagtatcatgctgtgggtatCTGGTtatagttttgttgtttctcaaAATTTTCAATAATTGTCCAGATGTACACTTTGCTGCTTTCTCAcctaaaatcccagtaaaatgcaCACAACTGTATCATTTGTGTGTGCAGCTGTTACTCGTACGTTGGTCGGCTTGGCTACAGCCAGACGTTGTCTCTGGACCAGGCAGGCTGCATCTACCACAGCACCGTCCAGCACGAGCTGCTTCATGCCCTCGGCTTCAACCATGAGCAGTGCCGCTCCGACAGGGACCAGTACATCAGAATCCTGTGGGAGAACATCCAGTCTGGTCAGAGCCTGAGCTACTAACCCACATGTCACAATTCCAAGATACAGTTCCAGTAAGAAGAGCTGCAGATAACTTTTAGTCTAGGATTTATACAGAAGCTATCCTGCTAAAATGACAGTCTGCCAGTCACCAGTCTCCAGCCTTATGAACTCAtcttataattgttttttttttcctcccaggTTTGGCGTACGCCTTTGACAAGCTTGACACTTTAAACTTAAATACCCCCTATGACTACAACTCTGTCATGCAGTACCACAGGTTTGGAGAAACTTCCTTCTATATTTGCAATTTAACATAGTTTCAGATAGCCTTTGGAAGAGTTGTATTATCAATATTCGTTAGAATTTCCAGTTAATATAAAACGAGGAATTTAACATCATACACAAACAGTGTGGTTTGTGTAAGCAGCTAAACTTATGGCACTCTGTCCTTTATTGAGCTTTTTCACAAACCTTATTCAGTAAAACGGtttatgattttctgtttaatttctgtttggATGAACCTTTCTGTTTGTTCCAGGTATGCATTCTCTGCAAACAACCAGCCCACTATGGTTCCCATTCCCGATTCAAACGTTTCTTTTGGAACGGCTACTGAGATGAGCATGAATGACATCACCAGACTGAACAGACTGTACAACTGTtagacagtaagaaaaaaagcatatgtaataaaacaaagtcATCTATATGGGTTCACACAGTAAAAgcagtttgtagaaatctgttAATATGAGTAGTTGAACTAAATGTTGACATTGTTTTGTGCTGCAGTGTTTTATCTGCTGGTTTCACCAAGAGATGATAACTGCTGGAACCGTCCATCGTCTTCCATGTCTCATCAGCTTGATTTGTCAAGATATTTTCTTAAAGCCtctaataaactttaatatgcACCAAGTCTGATCTTTGCgcatttctaaatatatttctaacaCACATAAAGAATCAATTGCctgacattatgttttttaaacaaagtgtaAGTTAAAAGGCAAGTGCAAAACTGCACTTGTCATTAAAGGTCTATTCATGACAGAAAAATCCTTCTTGGAATATTACAAGGAGCCTCAGACTGCAATCATCCAGGTTCACTGTccacacattttaataataattaccaGATTGTCAGCAGGGTTCTGTAGAACTCACTGGAGTTTGAGAGCCCTGATCTGACACTGGATTAAGACGAAGCCTAACAGAGTATTCTAACCCTGAATTTGAGGACATTTTTGATTGTCCATTCCAGAAAGAAAGGTTGGTGTAGCAGTGAGTATGTCTCATGGAAACAGACTCTGTGAAGAACAAGATAACATGCTTCCCTATCAGGTTTTCTTTGCAAACCCTGACATTTTTAATAGCCCCCACACACCTGAAGGAGACTCCTGTcagcaaattattacttttgaaacaaagatttaaaaacaaatcttacaTGGGGAGAGTATTTTCTCCCCCTTCCAGTTTGACACTCTGCTGCAGCCTCAGACTGGAACCACACACCTACAATCAGGTTcaaatcagatatttacatacaatgAATCAATGTCTGATGTTACTTCAAACCAAActgtttcaggtcagttagaattaccaaaattatttctatttggtAAATACCAGAAAACTTAGTGAGAACTAAGtgatttagagattttttttgtatctttcttcaaattcagaagctTACATTTGGAcatttgtcttttaaactgtatgacttgGGTTTGATCCAAAGCATGTGTCTTTATGTTCACTGGATTTTAACTTCTGGTTTAGTTACTATTTTGAGAGCAAACATTTACACTGAACTGTATTTTATTCTAGATAAAACTCCCAACCTTATTCAGGAAATTGAGTGCaaacacatttacagttaaGATTTTTGTACATTAGGAGGCCACATTCTCACACTATTATTACTTCCTAAGCAACCTGAAAATCCATTTCAGCAATTCTTAACTAATATTCGTTATAACAAACTGGTTTGGTTTAATTtagtaattattaataataaacctttcatttttcttcatccAGT
Above is a window of Xiphophorus hellerii strain 12219 chromosome 2, Xiphophorus_hellerii-4.1, whole genome shotgun sequence DNA encoding:
- the LOC116729869 gene encoding high choriolytic enzyme 1-like, whose amino-acid sequence is MVVVLKVIVVLVVGFTSCLAEEQKELSVSELLWRANKDVVHTEDEPLVIDDIAYKNENERNADQCTSRGCLWPKSADGKVYIPYVIANHYTSRELSVIERGLQSFSDVSCIRFTRRSSERDYLSIQSHNGCYSYVGRLGYSQTLSLDQAGCIYHSTVQHELLHALGFNHEQCRSDRDQYIRILWENIQSGLAYAFDKLDTLNLNTPYDYNSVMQYHRYAFSANNQPTMVPIPDSNVSFGTATEMSMNDITRLNRLYNC